The window CGACGACCTGCCCGAGTCCGCCCGCGCCGTAAACGCCCAGCGACACCGCGATACGGACGTTAATCTCGAAGATGTAGAGCGTCCACGCGATGTAGGGCGTGGTCACCTGACTCAGCATGCCGAAGGTGACCGTTTGGGGGCGGTCGGCGCCGGTGGTCTTCATGGCCTCGATGGGGCCGTCCTCGATTTCCTCGAGTTCGTCGGTGAACAACCGACCGAGGTTCCCGACGGTGTCCGTCGCGATGGCGAGCACCGCGGAGACGGGCGTCAGCCCCGCCAGCGGGATGTAAATGAGAATCCACACCAGCGCCGGAATCGCGCGGATGGCCGACATCGTGCCCCGGAAGATGAAGTTGAAGGGGAACGGCGTGACGCGCTCGGAGCCGATGACGCCGAACAGCAGCGCCAGCGGGAAGCCGAGAATCGTCCCGGCAAAGCCCATCGCGAGCGTGATGCCGGCGACGCCGAACACCGAGAAGATACCCTCGTCGGCGATGAGCGCCGACACCTCGGAAGCCAACTGGACGGGGTCGGTCCACAGCAGCGAGATGTCACTGGCGAAAAGCAGGTTCCGCTGGCCGATGTAGTCGAGATACTGGCCGAAGTCGATGAAGGGTAGAAAGCCGAAGTAGGTCGTCAGCGGGAAGAAGTCCCGCAGGGATTCGAGGAAGAAGCCGGAGGTGTATTGGGTAGAAAGCGTCCCCGCCGCGCTCAGCGACTGGACGAACAGGATGCCGAGGAGCGCGAGAAGCGCAACCCCGCCGACCGCGCGTCGTTTCCGCGCCGTCCGGATTCGGTCGAGTTGCTCGCTCAGACGCCCCTCGTCGGCGGTGGCACCGGCCGCAGCGTCGTCCGTTTCGGCCATTATACGGCACCCCCTTCGCTCTGAATGCGGCTTCCGCTTGTGGTGTCGCCGCCGCCGGCGTTGTCGTCGTCGACGTCGGTTTCGGCGAGCATTCCTTCCGTGTCGATATCACCGTAAATCTCGTCGATAACGTCCATAGTCATCTCGTCGCGGTAGCCGTCGAAGACCTTCTCGCCGTCCCGGAGGCCGATGAAGCGCTGGCCGAACTTCCGGGCGAGGTTGACCTGATGGAGGCTAATCATCGTCGTGAGGCCGCGTTCGGAGGCAGCGGTGCGGAGATACCCCATCACCTGCTGGGCGCTGCCGGGGTCGAGGCTGGCGACGGGTTCGTCGGCGAGCAGGACGTCGGGTTGCTGGACGAGCGCACGGGCGATGCCGACGCGCTGTTGTTGGCCGCCGCTCATCTGGCGGGCCTTCTGTTGGGCCTCGTCAAGCAGGCCGACGGTATCCAGCGCCTCCAGCGCGCGGAGTTTCTCCTCGCGACTCTGGAGTTGTAGGAGGCTCTCGACGAATCCCGAGCGGTTCAGGGTGCCGGTCAGCGCGTTCGAGTAGGCGCTCAGTTGTCCGATGATGTTGTGCTGTTGGAAAATCATGGCCACGTCGTCGCGCGGTTCGGTCACCGGGTCCCCGCCGATGGAGACGGAGCCATCGGTGGGTTGCGTCAACCCGTTGAGACAGCGCAACAGCGTGGATTTTCCGGAGCCGGAGACGCCGAGGACGATGGTGAACTCTCCTTCGGGAATCTCGAACGAGACGTCATCGAGCGCCACGACATCGCCGTACTCCTTCGTGAGGC of the Natronomonas halophila genome contains:
- a CDS encoding PhnE/PtxC family ABC transporter permease yields the protein MAETDDAAAGATADEGRLSEQLDRIRTARKRRAVGGVALLALLGILFVQSLSAAGTLSTQYTSGFFLESLRDFFPLTTYFGFLPFIDFGQYLDYIGQRNLLFASDISLLWTDPVQLASEVSALIADEGIFSVFGVAGITLAMGFAGTILGFPLALLFGVIGSERVTPFPFNFIFRGTMSAIRAIPALVWILIYIPLAGLTPVSAVLAIATDTVGNLGRLFTDELEEIEDGPIEAMKTTGADRPQTVTFGMLSQVTTPYIAWTLYIFEINVRIAVSLGVYGAGGLGQVVETQVGLFQFTNAMATLLCIFLLIISVELLSQRVRARLRADTEAMSIKELILGFPERFAESLMK
- the phnC gene encoding phosphonate ABC transporter ATP-binding protein, translating into MSRITVDSLTKEYGDVVALDDVSFEIPEGEFTIVLGVSGSGKSTLLRCLNGLTQPTDGSVSIGGDPVTEPRDDVAMIFQQHNIIGQLSAYSNALTGTLNRSGFVESLLQLQSREEKLRALEALDTVGLLDEAQQKARQMSGGQQQRVGIARALVQQPDVLLADEPVASLDPGSAQQVMGYLRTAASERGLTTMISLHQVNLARKFGQRFIGLRDGEKVFDGYRDEMTMDVIDEIYGDIDTEGMLAETDVDDDNAGGGDTTSGSRIQSEGGAV